The following are encoded in a window of Maridesulfovibrio ferrireducens genomic DNA:
- the ilvD gene encoding dihydroxy-acid dehydratase: MRSKKMTGGLEKAPHRSLLYALGLSKDEMSRPLIGICNSANEIIPGHIHLHTIVRAVKDGVRLAGGVPMEFPAIGVCDGLAMNHAGMRYSLPSREIIADSIEIMATAHPFDALVLVPNCDKIVPGMLMAALRLNIPTVIVSGGAMLAGKKDGKKVDLITVFEGVGQVKTGSMTENELSDLEQSACPTCGSCSGMFTANSMNCLSETIGLALPGNGTIPAVMADRIRLAKRAGTRVMDLLEKDIKPRDIVTEKSLTNAVTMDMALGCSTNTVLHLPAIFDEAGLKLDLTIFDKISRSTPNLCKLSPAGPHHIQDLHDAGGIQAVLAELAKSGRIELDAMTVTGKTIGENIKELNACVKDHEIVRPIDNPYSNEGGIAILFGNIAKEGCVVKQSAVAPEMMKTTSNAKVYNSEEDAVEAILGGKIVKGDAIVILYEGPKGGPGMREMLTPTSAISGMGLGADVALITDGRFSGGTRGAAIGHVSPEAASGGTIGIVQTGDKIEIDIPGRSINVVLTDEEIADRMKTFKPIQKEMPSAFLKRYSENVTSASTGAIYKK, translated from the coding sequence ATGAGAAGTAAAAAAATGACAGGCGGGCTGGAAAAAGCCCCTCACCGTTCCTTATTATATGCACTGGGTCTTTCTAAAGATGAAATGAGCAGACCTCTTATCGGTATATGCAACTCAGCCAACGAAATTATTCCCGGTCACATTCATCTACATACAATCGTCAGAGCCGTTAAAGACGGTGTCCGACTTGCCGGTGGTGTTCCCATGGAATTTCCCGCCATCGGAGTCTGTGACGGACTGGCAATGAACCATGCCGGAATGCGCTATTCCCTGCCGAGCAGAGAAATTATTGCTGACTCCATTGAAATCATGGCCACCGCTCATCCATTTGATGCTCTGGTTCTGGTTCCCAACTGCGATAAAATCGTACCGGGAATGCTCATGGCAGCTCTAAGACTCAATATTCCTACAGTTATTGTCAGTGGCGGGGCCATGCTGGCAGGTAAAAAGGACGGCAAAAAAGTCGACCTGATTACTGTTTTCGAAGGAGTCGGTCAGGTTAAAACCGGCAGCATGACTGAAAATGAACTTTCTGATCTTGAACAAAGCGCCTGCCCTACTTGCGGGTCATGTTCTGGAATGTTCACAGCAAACTCAATGAACTGTCTATCCGAAACAATCGGGCTTGCATTGCCCGGTAACGGAACCATACCGGCTGTAATGGCTGACCGTATCCGCCTCGCAAAAAGAGCAGGCACACGAGTAATGGATCTGCTGGAAAAAGATATTAAACCACGCGATATCGTTACTGAAAAAAGTCTCACAAATGCGGTTACAATGGATATGGCACTCGGCTGTTCAACTAACACCGTGTTGCATCTCCCCGCAATATTTGATGAAGCAGGTCTTAAGCTTGACCTGACTATATTTGACAAAATCAGCCGCAGCACACCTAACCTGTGCAAACTTTCACCGGCCGGACCTCATCATATTCAGGATCTGCACGATGCAGGCGGAATTCAGGCTGTGCTTGCCGAGCTGGCAAAATCAGGACGCATCGAACTGGATGCCATGACAGTCACAGGCAAGACCATCGGCGAAAATATCAAAGAACTTAACGCATGCGTTAAAGACCACGAAATCGTCCGCCCTATTGATAATCCCTACAGCAACGAAGGCGGAATCGCGATTCTGTTCGGTAACATCGCCAAGGAAGGATGTGTTGTTAAACAGTCTGCGGTTGCTCCTGAAATGATGAAAACAACCAGCAATGCCAAAGTTTACAACTCGGAAGAAGACGCTGTTGAAGCTATTCTGGGCGGTAAAATTGTCAAAGGCGATGCAATTGTCATCCTTTATGAAGGACCAAAAGGCGGACCGGGTATGCGCGAAATGCTGACACCAACATCCGCCATATCAGGCATGGGCCTTGGCGCAGACGTAGCACTCATAACAGACGGTCGCTTCAGCGGCGGAACACGCGGCGCAGCAATCGGACACGTTTCACCGGAAGCAGCATCAGGCGGAACCATCGGTATTGTTCAGACCGGAGATAAAATAGAAATCGATATTCCCGGCCGTTCAATAAACGTAGTTCTAACTGATGAAGAAATTGCTGACAGAATGAAAACATTTAAACCTATCCAGAAAGAAATGCCTTCCGCATTCCTGAAAAGATACAGCGAAAACGTAACTTCAGCGTCTACAGGCGCTATTTATAAAAAATAA
- a CDS encoding HAD family hydrolase, which yields MKKIEGIIFDFDGTLAELTIDFNEMKKRLKAIGKAFLDPLPETDNLPALEWVDHIAACLATDDPDLGKEFHTRCRFLIISMEIEAAKHGKLFPFTYPILCGLQQSGIKTGIITRNTSVAVKTILPDVEKLCGCFLSRDDVDNVKPHPEHILKALGVINLCPENALMVGDHLIDIETGKRAGTLTAAVATGRMSFEDLKKVKPDFMAKDCQELMGILKESGRF from the coding sequence ATGAAAAAAATTGAAGGAATAATTTTTGATTTTGATGGAACTCTCGCAGAATTAACCATTGATTTCAATGAAATGAAAAAGAGATTAAAGGCTATTGGTAAAGCTTTTTTGGACCCTTTACCTGAAACCGATAATCTTCCGGCACTTGAGTGGGTTGATCATATTGCAGCCTGTCTTGCAACAGATGATCCTGATCTCGGGAAAGAATTTCACACAAGATGCAGGTTTTTAATAATTTCAATGGAAATTGAAGCGGCAAAACATGGAAAACTGTTTCCGTTCACTTATCCGATTTTATGCGGATTGCAGCAAAGCGGCATAAAAACCGGAATCATTACACGTAACACCTCGGTTGCGGTAAAAACAATACTTCCGGATGTTGAAAAACTGTGCGGTTGTTTTTTATCCAGAGATGATGTGGACAATGTGAAGCCTCATCCAGAGCATATTTTAAAAGCTCTTGGTGTCATAAATTTATGTCCTGAAAATGCGTTGATGGTAGGTGATCACTTGATTGATATTGAAACGGGAAAAAGAGCGGGAACACTGACAGCAGCTGTGGCAACAGGCAGAATGTCATTCGAAGATTTGAAAAAAGTAAAGCCGGATTTTATGGCAAAAGATTGTCAAGAATTGATGGGTATTTTGAAAGAATCGGGCAGGTTTTAG
- a CDS encoding geranylgeranyl reductase family protein, translated as MSGKFDVIIAGGGPAGSSAAYILAEKGFKVAIIDKAKFPRKKLCGGLITDKTMKTLEKIYGCDEKNIIDNGLIDYEAAEYSVYYREHKIQDGTSPVPFRFVNREIFDYFLLKKAANAGAQIFTSEEIVHCNYQDAEIKTKSNKIFKGKYLLGTDGVNSTIRKFVPYDKKAWKENMASTIEITFDAKDYPREVKWPELYIGCLKAGYIWVFPAKDKVVVGIGSLNRCTTNFKATFMNFLKTQGVENPESIPLHGFPLPYGNYIKDPCYGRTILAGDAAGLVEPLFGEGIFYALQTGRYAAEAIAKGISENKNPAQFYIPRLQKYIFPEIIYSNRLRWTLFYSQRLLKHISFKIAFKSLPTKLAEMIHGIRSYKFLLKKYWD; from the coding sequence GTGTCAGGTAAATTTGATGTCATTATTGCAGGGGGAGGCCCGGCAGGCTCATCAGCCGCATATATCCTCGCTGAAAAAGGTTTTAAAGTAGCTATTATCGACAAGGCAAAATTCCCCAGAAAAAAGCTTTGTGGTGGACTTATTACCGACAAGACCATGAAAACTCTGGAAAAAATATATGGTTGTGACGAAAAAAATATAATTGATAATGGACTTATCGACTACGAAGCAGCCGAATATTCCGTTTATTACCGCGAGCATAAAATACAGGACGGAACATCACCGGTTCCTTTCCGTTTCGTAAACAGAGAAATCTTTGATTACTTTCTTCTTAAAAAAGCTGCAAATGCCGGAGCGCAGATTTTCACCTCGGAAGAAATAGTTCACTGTAATTATCAAGATGCTGAAATAAAAACTAAAAGTAACAAAATTTTTAAAGGTAAATATCTTCTGGGAACTGACGGAGTTAATTCCACAATCAGAAAATTTGTTCCTTATGACAAAAAAGCGTGGAAAGAGAACATGGCTTCCACCATCGAAATCACTTTCGATGCCAAAGATTATCCCAGAGAAGTAAAATGGCCTGAACTATACATAGGATGTCTTAAAGCTGGGTACATCTGGGTTTTTCCGGCAAAAGACAAGGTTGTGGTAGGTATCGGCAGTTTGAATCGCTGTACAACAAATTTTAAAGCGACTTTCATGAATTTTCTTAAAACTCAGGGAGTCGAAAATCCTGAGTCCATTCCTTTACACGGCTTTCCACTTCCGTACGGAAATTACATCAAAGATCCCTGTTATGGCAGAACCATACTGGCAGGTGATGCGGCGGGACTGGTAGAGCCTCTTTTCGGAGAAGGAATATTCTACGCATTACAGACAGGAAGATACGCTGCGGAAGCTATCGCCAAAGGCATTTCAGAAAATAAAAATCCAGCTCAGTTCTATATTCCACGACTACAAAAATATATTTTCCCTGAAATTATCTATTCAAACAGATTACGCTGGACGCTCTTCTATTCTCAAAGACTGCTCAAACACATTTCGTTTAAAATAGCGTTTAAATCGCTACCCACAAAACTTGCAGAAATGATCCACGGGATCAGATCATATAAATTTCTTTTGAAAAAATATTGGGATTAA
- a CDS encoding DMT family transporter, producing the protein MQSKNIKADVLLLITAMIWGTAFVAQRVGMDYVGPLTFNAVRFALGAIALLPLVYRMDREKKKDGTYKKLDMNQFFKGSLITGVVLFLGASLQQWGIVYTTAGNAGFITGLYVVIVPIMGLFFKQKTGLPTWVGALLAVVGMYLLSVNEGFNISFGDLLVLISAFFWAAHVIVISLFSSKIEPIKFAIGQFVACSILSFIGAFILEDVSLSGIFDGAIPILYGGLMSVGVAYTLQVIALQDAKPAHAAIILSLESVFGAIGGCLLLGEVLTTQGLFGCGLMLCGMLISQVKSH; encoded by the coding sequence ATGCAGTCTAAAAATATAAAAGCTGATGTACTCTTACTGATTACAGCAATGATCTGGGGAACAGCATTTGTGGCGCAAAGAGTAGGGATGGACTATGTCGGTCCGCTTACTTTTAATGCTGTTCGCTTTGCTCTCGGCGCCATTGCGCTTCTTCCGCTTGTCTACAGGATGGACAGGGAAAAAAAGAAAGACGGAACTTACAAAAAGCTGGATATGAATCAGTTTTTCAAGGGAAGTTTGATTACCGGAGTGGTCTTATTTTTGGGAGCTTCTTTGCAACAGTGGGGTATTGTTTACACCACTGCCGGAAATGCCGGATTTATTACAGGCCTATATGTCGTAATCGTTCCTATAATGGGGCTTTTCTTTAAGCAGAAAACAGGATTGCCGACATGGGTGGGTGCTTTACTGGCGGTAGTCGGAATGTATCTGCTGAGTGTTAACGAAGGATTTAATATATCTTTCGGTGACTTATTAGTACTGATCAGTGCTTTTTTCTGGGCCGCTCACGTAATTGTAATTTCACTTTTTTCATCAAAAATAGAACCGATTAAGTTTGCAATCGGCCAGTTTGTAGCTTGTTCAATATTAAGTTTTATAGGCGCGTTTATTTTAGAAGATGTTTCATTAAGCGGTATTTTTGACGGAGCTATTCCTATTCTATACGGCGGGTTAATGTCTGTAGGTGTCGCGTATACCTTGCAGGTAATAGCTTTGCAGGATGCGAAGCCTGCACACGCTGCAATCATATTGAGTTTAGAATCCGTTTTCGGGGCAATAGGCGGATGTCTGCTCTTAGGCGAGGTGCTCACAACGCAAGGACTCTTCGGTTGCGGGCTTATGCTTTGCGGCATGTTGATATCGCAGGTTAAGTCGCATTAA
- a CDS encoding homocysteine biosynthesis protein, with product MAKTFEVNKTIKEINERIKNGKAVVVNAEEMVEIVRSKGKVEAAKEIDVVTTGTFSPMCSSGMLFNIGQEPPTMKTSQVWLNNVPCYAGIAAADAYIGATEPAEDDPLNKVYPGRFAYGGGHVIEDLIAGKTVRLKAKAYGTDCYPRKEIEKDITLKDLPNAVMLNPRNCYQNYNCAVNMTSRTIYTYMGPLKANQRNANFATAGQLSPLFNDPYLKTIGLGTRIFLAGSKGYVIGAGTQHVKNPARNERGIPLGGSGTLMIKGDLEGMDPRYFRGLSFQGYGCTASVGIGIPIPILNEEMAWYTGVSDADIQMPVKDYGYDYPNGIGRALAHVTFEELKSGEITVNGKVIPTVPLTSHVISLEIADKLKSWIQKGDFLLTEPVEEIEST from the coding sequence ATGGCGAAGACCTTTGAAGTCAACAAGACTATAAAAGAAATAAACGAGCGCATCAAAAATGGTAAGGCTGTAGTTGTCAACGCTGAGGAAATGGTCGAAATCGTCCGTTCCAAAGGTAAAGTTGAAGCAGCTAAAGAAATCGATGTTGTAACAACAGGAACTTTTTCACCGATGTGCTCTTCAGGTATGCTGTTCAATATTGGACAGGAACCGCCTACAATGAAGACTTCACAGGTCTGGCTGAATAACGTTCCATGTTATGCTGGAATTGCAGCTGCGGACGCTTATATCGGAGCTACAGAGCCTGCTGAGGATGACCCGCTTAACAAAGTATACCCCGGAAGATTTGCTTACGGTGGCGGTCATGTAATCGAAGATTTGATTGCAGGTAAGACTGTTCGTCTTAAAGCCAAAGCTTACGGAACAGATTGTTATCCGCGCAAAGAGATTGAAAAAGATATCACGCTGAAAGATTTACCAAATGCGGTTATGTTAAACCCACGTAATTGTTATCAAAATTACAATTGTGCAGTTAATATGACCAGTCGTACAATTTACACATATATGGGGCCGCTCAAAGCCAATCAGCGTAATGCTAATTTCGCTACAGCCGGACAGCTTTCACCGCTTTTCAATGATCCGTATTTGAAGACTATCGGTCTTGGAACACGCATCTTTTTAGCTGGTTCTAAAGGGTATGTTATCGGTGCCGGAACTCAGCATGTTAAGAACCCAGCCCGTAATGAAAGAGGTATACCTCTCGGCGGATCCGGAACTCTTATGATCAAAGGTGATTTAGAAGGAATGGATCCACGTTATTTCCGCGGTTTGAGCTTCCAAGGTTACGGTTGTACAGCTTCAGTAGGTATCGGTATTCCTATTCCGATTCTTAATGAAGAAATGGCCTGGTATACCGGCGTAAGTGATGCTGATATTCAGATGCCTGTGAAAGATTACGGCTATGATTATCCTAATGGAATTGGACGTGCTCTTGCTCACGTAACTTTTGAAGAACTTAAATCAGGTGAAATAACAGTTAACGGGAAAGTTATTCCGACTGTGCCGTTAACAAGTCATGTCATTTCTCTTGAAATTGCAGATAAGCTTAAATCATGGATTCAGAAGGGTGATTTCCTTTTGACTGAGCCAGTTGAAGAGATTGAATCCACTTAG
- a CDS encoding DnaA ATPase domain-containing protein, giving the protein MKNALRNHLLNTCSDSDLKRWFDPINLDISDDTGDVVVTFPHAFFAQWFRSSIQDRFEEQLGLFLGGGFSVSYLNSSASRTHTAGQITDTKKIDFPFGHKFTFENFLISKSNYFPLASAKEVTHVDSVAFNPFVICGKSGSGKSHLLKSIANEISKKVESDKIFLGNIDDIQNIYSVRFGGDMIRARNYFFDFEYFFLDDLKQIQKYEKLQQELISIFNNFYENGKQMVFCCTDKLASYSFLDQNLKSRLEWGLIVNLKRPDLEIRAIYIQKQCKLKKLPLTKDQILTLSQRFQDFRYLQGIIIKLSAFRELVRKNMDEKDFENILNNTEEKTDETLTPEYVIKSVATHFNLKPSDLTGNKRHKMTAHARQIAMYVCRDLLGISYPALGRIFGGKDHSTVLYSVKKIQLLQKDDKVLKRVLIDLKNTCLLRVSN; this is encoded by the coding sequence TTGAAGAATGCACTTAGAAATCACCTTCTGAATACATGCTCCGATTCAGACTTAAAACGCTGGTTTGACCCTATTAATCTCGATATTTCCGACGACACCGGAGATGTAGTTGTAACTTTTCCACATGCTTTTTTCGCTCAATGGTTCAGATCCAGCATCCAAGACAGATTTGAAGAGCAGTTAGGTCTATTCCTCGGAGGCGGATTTTCCGTTTCATACCTAAACAGCAGCGCTTCAAGAACTCATACAGCCGGGCAAATTACCGACACTAAAAAAATTGATTTTCCTTTCGGCCATAAATTTACTTTTGAAAATTTTCTAATCAGCAAGAGTAACTATTTTCCTCTGGCTTCCGCAAAAGAAGTAACACACGTCGACAGTGTTGCATTTAATCCCTTTGTTATCTGCGGTAAAAGCGGTTCAGGTAAATCCCACTTACTTAAGTCTATTGCAAACGAGATCAGCAAAAAAGTTGAGTCTGATAAAATATTTCTCGGAAATATAGACGATATTCAAAATATTTATTCCGTCCGCTTTGGCGGAGATATGATTCGCGCCAGAAACTACTTTTTCGATTTTGAATATTTCTTTCTCGATGATCTTAAACAAATCCAGAAATACGAAAAACTCCAACAGGAGTTAATTTCTATTTTTAATAATTTCTATGAAAATGGAAAACAGATGGTTTTCTGCTGCACCGATAAATTAGCCTCCTACAGCTTTCTTGATCAGAATCTGAAGTCAAGATTGGAGTGGGGACTTATTGTGAATCTGAAACGCCCTGATCTCGAAATAAGGGCTATTTACATTCAAAAGCAGTGCAAACTTAAGAAGCTTCCGCTTACCAAAGACCAAATCCTGACACTTTCACAGAGATTTCAGGATTTCAGATATCTTCAGGGGATAATAATAAAACTTTCAGCATTCAGAGAACTTGTCCGCAAGAACATGGATGAAAAAGATTTTGAAAACATTTTGAACAACACTGAAGAAAAAACAGATGAGACTCTCACTCCCGAGTATGTGATCAAGTCTGTTGCAACACATTTTAATCTCAAACCATCTGACCTTACCGGTAACAAACGGCATAAGATGACTGCACACGCAAGGCAGATTGCCATGTATGTTTGCAGGGATCTTTTAGGAATATCTTACCCTGCACTCGGAAGGATATTTGGAGGTAAAGACCACAGTACAGTCCTATATTCTGTTAAAAAAATACAGTTATTACAAAAGGATGATAAGGTTTTGAAAAGGGTGTTGATAGATTTGAAGAATACGTGTCTATTACGTGTTTCAAACTGA
- the dnaN gene encoding DNA polymerase III subunit beta, with amino-acid sequence MYLKVNRDEVIEGLQKSASIIPAKTGAAYLRTIWLKSEEGNLRIMSTDSNLEFCGTYPAEIIEEGLAGVQGRAFYDLVRKLPSGELVIKSDPDGSSILVEQGSRKYKLPVNDPTWFQKFSTFPAEGAVYWSGDFLLEIIERIAFCISDEDSMEAIACMNIVPSSDENGNYVEACGLNGHQFARLKFFNDDIHALLPEEGILIQKKYLSELKKWLTDDEIEMSLIEKRLFFKTADGKETFSMPLSYYQYPNYKNFLAKLNDDDVSCMKVAKSELSNALDRISIFNTDSNRCASFMFNPGELILFSQGQEVGTATESIEVEFSGEMERIAFPTKNLIEILGHFQSGKISFTLTGSEAPCGLTGDEDNEYLVIVMPMKVQEETYYSEEDV; translated from the coding sequence ATGTATTTAAAGGTGAATAGGGACGAAGTCATCGAAGGATTGCAGAAGTCTGCCAGCATCATTCCCGCAAAAACCGGAGCTGCATATTTGCGGACAATCTGGCTGAAAAGTGAAGAAGGAAATTTGAGGATTATGTCCACAGATTCCAATCTTGAATTTTGCGGAACTTATCCTGCTGAGATCATCGAAGAAGGTCTTGCCGGAGTTCAGGGACGTGCTTTTTATGATCTGGTAAGAAAACTTCCTTCAGGGGAACTGGTAATCAAAAGTGATCCTGACGGATCAAGTATTCTGGTAGAGCAGGGATCAAGGAAATACAAACTTCCAGTAAATGATCCAACATGGTTTCAGAAATTTTCCACTTTTCCTGCTGAAGGAGCTGTGTACTGGTCAGGTGACTTTCTTCTTGAAATCATCGAACGCATTGCATTCTGCATAAGCGACGAAGACAGCATGGAAGCAATTGCTTGTATGAACATCGTTCCTTCTTCTGATGAAAACGGAAACTATGTTGAAGCATGCGGTCTTAACGGACATCAATTCGCAAGACTTAAATTTTTCAATGATGATATTCATGCTCTTCTTCCTGAAGAAGGCATTCTTATTCAGAAAAAATATCTTTCTGAACTTAAAAAATGGCTCACTGATGATGAAATTGAAATGAGCCTTATTGAAAAGAGATTATTTTTTAAGACTGCTGATGGAAAAGAAACTTTCAGCATGCCTCTGAGTTATTATCAGTATCCAAATTACAAGAATTTTCTGGCAAAGCTTAATGACGATGATGTTTCTTGTATGAAAGTGGCAAAATCAGAGCTTTCAAACGCTCTTGACCGTATTTCCATTTTTAATACCGATTCAAATCGTTGTGCGTCTTTCATGTTCAACCCCGGTGAACTTATTCTTTTCAGTCAGGGGCAGGAAGTCGGAACAGCAACAGAATCCATAGAAGTTGAGTTTAGCGGTGAAATGGAACGTATTGCATTTCCTACAAAGAATCTGATTGAGATCCTCGGTCATTTTCAATCTGGAAAAATCAGCTTTACTCTGACAGGATCTGAAGCTCCTTGCGGTTTAACCGGAGATGAGGACAATGAGTACCTCGTAATTGTTATGCCGATGAAGGTTCAGGAAGAGACTTACTACAGCGAGGAAGATGTTTAA
- the gyrB gene encoding DNA topoisomerase (ATP-hydrolyzing) subunit B yields MAQNKDQYTADSITVLEGLAAVRKRPAMYIGSTDTRGLHHLVYEVVDNSIDEAMGGYCSKIKVKLHMDNSVTVSDDGRGIPVDMHPKEKKPALEIVMTLLHAGGKFDNDAYKVSGGLHGVGVSCVNALSEHLEATVRRDGKMYRQSYVRGVPTGQVECIGDAVTTGTTIRFRPDEQIFETNQYDFNTLKKRFQELAYLNKGLEIEFLDERTNEKASFKAEGGIVEFIKDLNKSQTAVSEVVYAYTEVDNVVTELALQYNTAYKENTHTFANNIRTVEGGTHLAGFKTALTRAINTYIQNSDLPKKLKQKLSGEDVREGLTAVLSVKLCDPQFEGQTKTKLGNSEMMGIVATMVYDKLSSYFQENPKDAKSIVEKVVDAARARDAARKARELVRRKGALSDHSLPGKLADCQSKDPSECELFIVEGDSAGGSAKQGRNPKHQAILPLRGKILNVEKTRFDKMLGNKEIRALITAMGIGIGQEEGEKDFNKLRYHKVVIMTDADVDGSHIRTLLLTFFFRQYEELIQRGHLYIAQPPLYRIAKGKFEKFIKDDIELYTLLIQRVAKDIIIKSSNDKEYTGERLATLLEDIRFIKNKVFDAINMGISDKLFAALISYEGQITPADFAESDPEEFISKMLKSGFKVFIEREDDDGEERVYVTFENENGNRTRLAVEFFNSKLFRHSFEKNRNIVEECAGNDFVIERGETTIPVTGIFNLLDAVLEEAYKGINLQRYKGLGEMNPEQLWETTMDPDKRSMLQVTIEDAVGANEIFMDLMGDNVEPRREFIERNALAVQELDI; encoded by the coding sequence ATGGCTCAAAACAAAGATCAGTATACAGCCGATTCGATTACCGTCCTTGAGGGATTGGCAGCTGTAAGAAAAAGACCTGCTATGTATATCGGTTCAACCGATACAAGGGGTCTTCATCACCTTGTATACGAAGTGGTGGACAACTCTATCGATGAAGCCATGGGTGGTTATTGCTCAAAGATTAAAGTTAAACTGCACATGGATAACAGTGTAACCGTTTCAGATGACGGCCGCGGTATTCCTGTTGATATGCATCCGAAAGAAAAAAAACCCGCTCTTGAGATCGTTATGACTCTTCTTCATGCGGGTGGTAAGTTCGACAACGATGCTTATAAAGTTTCAGGTGGCCTTCACGGGGTCGGAGTGTCATGTGTAAACGCTCTTTCCGAACATCTTGAGGCTACGGTCAGGAGAGACGGTAAAATGTATCGTCAGTCGTATGTGAGAGGAGTTCCGACAGGCCAAGTTGAATGCATCGGTGATGCTGTTACAACCGGAACAACGATCCGTTTCAGACCTGATGAACAGATATTTGAAACTAATCAGTATGATTTCAATACCTTAAAAAAACGTTTTCAGGAGCTTGCTTATCTAAACAAAGGTCTTGAAATCGAGTTCCTCGATGAAAGAACCAATGAAAAAGCAAGTTTTAAAGCTGAAGGCGGTATTGTTGAGTTTATTAAAGATCTTAATAAAAGTCAGACAGCTGTAAGTGAAGTTGTATATGCTTACACTGAAGTGGATAACGTCGTTACCGAACTGGCATTGCAGTACAATACAGCCTACAAAGAAAACACTCACACTTTTGCCAACAATATTCGCACAGTTGAAGGCGGAACTCATCTGGCCGGTTTTAAAACCGCGCTGACAAGAGCAATCAACACTTACATTCAGAACTCTGATTTGCCTAAAAAGCTTAAACAAAAGCTTTCCGGTGAAGATGTTCGTGAAGGTTTGACTGCTGTACTCAGTGTTAAACTTTGTGATCCTCAGTTTGAAGGGCAGACCAAGACCAAACTTGGTAACTCTGAAATGATGGGTATTGTTGCAACTATGGTTTACGACAAACTTTCATCTTATTTTCAGGAAAATCCGAAAGATGCGAAGTCAATTGTCGAAAAAGTTGTTGATGCTGCAAGAGCAAGAGATGCGGCCAGAAAGGCTCGTGAACTTGTCCGCAGAAAAGGCGCTTTGTCTGACCATTCGCTTCCCGGTAAGCTTGCTGATTGCCAGAGTAAAGATCCTTCAGAATGTGAATTATTCATAGTTGAAGGGGACTCTGCTGGTGGTTCAGCTAAGCAGGGACGTAATCCTAAACATCAGGCAATTCTTCCGCTCAGAGGTAAAATTCTGAATGTTGAAAAAACCCGCTTTGATAAAATGCTCGGTAATAAAGAAATCCGTGCTCTTATCACTGCTATGGGTATCGGCATAGGACAGGAAGAAGGCGAAAAAGATTTTAACAAGCTCAGATATCACAAAGTTGTAATCATGACTGATGCTGATGTTGACGGCTCGCATATCCGGACACTTCTACTTACTTTCTTTTTCAGACAGTATGAAGAACTCATCCAGAGAGGGCATTTGTATATTGCTCAGCCTCCTCTTTATAGAATTGCAAAAGGTAAATTCGAAAAATTCATTAAAGACGATATAGAGCTTTATACTCTGCTTATTCAAAGAGTTGCAAAAGATATAATTATCAAAAGTAGTAACGACAAAGAATACACAGGTGAAAGACTTGCCACTCTGCTTGAGGATATCCGTTTTATTAAAAATAAAGTTTTTGATGCTATAAATATGGGTATTTCTGATAAACTTTTTGCTGCTTTAATCAGCTATGAAGGTCAAATAACTCCTGCTGATTTTGCTGAAAGTGATCCTGAAGAATTTATCAGTAAAATGCTTAAATCCGGGTTTAAAGTTTTTATCGAACGTGAAGATGATGATGGGGAAGAACGGGTTTATGTTACTTTTGAAAATGAAAACGGAAACCGCACAAGACTCGCCGTTGAATTCTTCAATTCCAAACTTTTCAGACATTCTTTTGAAAAGAACAGGAACATTGTAGAAGAATGTGCCGGAAACGATTTTGTTATTGAACGCGGTGAGACGACTATACCTGTCACCGGAATATTCAACCTTCTCGATGCAGTTCTTGAAGAAGCATACAAAGGAATCAATCTCCAGCGCTATAAAGGTCTAGGTGAAATGAATCCTGAGCAGCTGTGGGAAACCACAATGGACCCTGATAAAAGGTCTATGTTGCAGGTAACTATCGAAGATGCTGTAGGTGCCAATGAAATCTTCATGGATCTGATGGGAGATAACGTTGAGCCGCGCAGAGAATTTATTGAAAGAAACGCTCTTGCAGTTCAAGAGCTTGATATTTAA